A window from Fundidesulfovibrio magnetotacticus encodes these proteins:
- the feoB gene encoding ferrous iron transport protein B translates to MSQTQHRAAAESAAPLHDQGLRLHTVALAGNPNAGKSTLFNALTGARAHVGNYPGITVEKKVGRVRAGDTVLEVVDLPGAYSLTAYSAEELVARDFLVEERPAAVVDVLNAGALERNLYLTVQFMELGIPLVLGLNMMDEARRNGVHVDVKRLSAILGCPVTELVARTGEGVHELSLAAAQTAREAKGQWKPLEISYGPDLDPAITEMTARILAKSFLKERYPARWIALKYIENDSQIMELGRAADPELAAWLEARVLQVATHLRATLGTYPEAVVADYRYGYIASVLKGVLKRDDLGDRVEFSDRIDLLLTHKVMGPVLMFAVIYLIYQLTFTVGKVPMDWLEAGFGLLSETVNDALPDGMLRSLLVDGVIAGVGGVMGFVPLVMIIFLLIAFLEDSGYMARIAYMLDRVFRIFGLHGCSVMPFIISGGIAGGCALPGVMASRTLRSPKERIATILTAPFMTCGAKLPVFILLAGVFFPDHAAQAMFGMTMLGWAMALCVSWMLRSTVVRGESTPFVMELPPYRLPTLRGLAIHTWERTWQYIKKAGTVILAVSVVVWAAMTFPGLPEDKENVFEARKAEISERIAALEAAEAAQPEAKEAAEAKPDAPAAEARAEEADKADAQTAEAPKAEGEEPAKAEGELETLQAQLEDIEKEQAAAALEASLAGRLGLALEPVSRWAGFDWRTNIALVGGFAAKEIIVSTLGTAYSLGAVEAEEADPLAEKLTQAGIPLAAGLALMVFILLYSPCFPTVVAIGKETGSWKWAVFSMTFNTVFAFVLAVAIFQVGTLLFP, encoded by the coding sequence ATGAGCCAGACCCAGCACCGCGCGGCCGCCGAGAGCGCCGCCCCCCTCCACGATCAGGGCCTGCGCCTGCACACCGTTGCCCTGGCCGGCAACCCCAACGCGGGCAAATCCACGCTCTTCAACGCCCTCACGGGCGCGCGAGCCCACGTGGGCAACTACCCCGGCATCACCGTGGAGAAGAAGGTGGGCCGCGTGCGCGCTGGCGACACCGTGCTCGAAGTGGTGGACCTGCCCGGGGCGTACTCCCTCACGGCCTACTCCGCCGAAGAGCTGGTGGCCCGCGACTTCCTGGTGGAAGAGCGGCCCGCCGCCGTCGTGGACGTTTTGAACGCGGGCGCCCTGGAGCGCAACCTCTACCTCACCGTGCAGTTCATGGAGCTGGGCATCCCCCTGGTGCTGGGCCTGAACATGATGGACGAGGCCCGGCGCAACGGCGTGCACGTGGACGTGAAGCGCCTCTCCGCCATCCTGGGGTGCCCGGTCACGGAGCTGGTGGCCCGCACCGGCGAGGGCGTGCACGAGTTGTCGCTGGCCGCCGCCCAGACGGCCCGCGAGGCCAAGGGGCAGTGGAAGCCGCTCGAAATCTCCTACGGGCCGGACCTGGACCCCGCCATCACCGAAATGACCGCGCGCATCCTGGCCAAGTCCTTCCTCAAGGAGCGCTACCCCGCGCGCTGGATCGCCCTGAAATACATCGAGAACGACTCCCAGATCATGGAGCTGGGCCGCGCCGCCGATCCCGAACTGGCCGCGTGGCTCGAAGCCCGCGTGCTGCAGGTGGCCACCCACCTGCGCGCCACCCTGGGCACCTACCCCGAGGCCGTGGTGGCCGATTATCGCTACGGCTACATCGCCTCGGTGCTCAAGGGCGTGCTCAAGCGCGACGACCTGGGCGACCGCGTTGAGTTCTCCGACCGCATCGACCTTCTGCTCACGCACAAGGTGATGGGCCCCGTCCTGATGTTCGCGGTGATCTACCTGATCTACCAGCTCACCTTCACCGTGGGCAAAGTGCCCATGGACTGGCTGGAAGCGGGCTTCGGCCTGCTGAGCGAGACCGTGAACGACGCCCTGCCCGACGGCATGCTGCGCTCCCTGCTGGTGGACGGCGTGATCGCGGGCGTGGGCGGCGTGATGGGCTTCGTGCCCCTGGTGATGATCATCTTCCTGCTCATCGCCTTCCTGGAGGACTCGGGCTACATGGCGCGCATCGCCTACATGCTCGACCGGGTGTTCCGCATCTTCGGCCTGCACGGCTGCTCGGTGATGCCCTTCATCATCTCGGGCGGCATCGCGGGCGGCTGCGCCCTGCCTGGCGTCATGGCCAGCCGCACCCTGCGCAGCCCCAAGGAGCGCATCGCCACCATCCTCACCGCGCCCTTCATGACCTGCGGGGCCAAGCTTCCCGTGTTCATCCTGCTGGCGGGGGTGTTTTTCCCCGACCACGCCGCCCAGGCCATGTTCGGCATGACCATGCTGGGTTGGGCCATGGCCCTGTGCGTCTCCTGGATGCTGCGCTCCACGGTGGTGCGCGGCGAGTCCACCCCCTTCGTCATGGAGCTTCCTCCCTACCGCCTGCCCACCCTGCGCGGCCTGGCCATCCACACCTGGGAGCGCACCTGGCAGTACATCAAGAAGGCCGGCACGGTGATCCTGGCCGTCTCCGTGGTGGTCTGGGCCGCCATGACCTTCCCCGGCCTGCCCGAGGACAAGGAGAACGTCTTCGAGGCCCGCAAAGCCGAGATCTCCGAGCGCATCGCCGCCCTGGAGGCCGCCGAGGCCGCCCAGCCCGAAGCCAAGGAAGCCGCTGAGGCCAAGCCCGATGCTCCGGCCGCCGAAGCCAGGGCCGAGGAAGCGGACAAGGCCGACGCGCAGACCGCCGAGGCCCCCAAAGCCGAGGGCGAAGAGCCCGCCAAGGCCGAGGGAGAGCTGGAAACGCTCCAGGCCCAACTGGAAGACATCGAGAAGGAACAGGCCGCCGCCGCCCTTGAGGCCTCCCTGGCCGGACGCCTGGGCCTGGCCCTGGAGCCCGTGAGCCGCTGGGCCGGGTTCGACTGGCGCACCAACATCGCCCTGGTGGGCGGGTTCGCGGCCAAGGAAATCATCGTGTCCACCCTGGGCACGGCGTACTCCCTGGGAGCGGTGGAGGCCGAAGAGGCCGATCCCCTGGCTGAAAAGCTCACCCAGGCGGGCATCCCCCTGGCCGCCGGTCTCGCGCTCATGGTGTTCATCCTGCTCTACTCGCCCTGCTTCCCCACCGTGGTGGCCATCGGCAAGGAAACGGGCTCCTGGAAGTGGGCCGTGTTCTCCATGACCTTCAACACCGTCTTTGCCTTCGTGCTGGCCGTGGCCATCTTCCAGGTCGGCACGCTCCTCTTCCCTTAA
- a CDS encoding RNA polymerase sigma factor, which translates to MKNVPDSDSGGAVDDARAVRMVLEGRTEAFAILVRRHQDYLFGLLRRHMPAAEVPEAAQDAFVKAFEKLGQLKQPESFRAWLSSLAIRRAIRYWRETGSRGEVSLSLAGEDGQSWLDAFLADGSRERHEEMVRRQEASSVVTWLLGRVKPDDRIALGLFYAGDHELTEIASMLGWSVEKVKVRLHRARKTMAEALRGAGMAGGTA; encoded by the coding sequence ATGAAGAACGTGCCAGATTCGGATTCCGGCGGGGCCGTCGACGACGCCCGGGCCGTGCGCATGGTGCTCGAAGGCCGCACCGAGGCCTTCGCCATCCTGGTCAGACGCCATCAGGACTACCTGTTCGGCCTGCTCAGGAGGCACATGCCCGCCGCCGAGGTGCCGGAGGCCGCCCAGGACGCCTTTGTGAAGGCCTTTGAGAAGCTGGGGCAGCTCAAGCAGCCCGAGTCGTTCCGGGCGTGGCTCTCCTCGCTGGCCATACGCCGGGCCATCCGGTACTGGCGCGAGACGGGGTCGCGCGGGGAGGTTTCGCTCAGCCTCGCGGGCGAGGACGGCCAGTCCTGGCTGGACGCCTTCCTGGCCGACGGATCACGCGAGCGCCACGAGGAAATGGTTCGCCGCCAGGAAGCAAGCTCCGTGGTGACCTGGCTCCTGGGGCGCGTGAAGCCCGACGACAGGATCGCCCTGGGGCTCTTCTACGCGGGCGACCACGAACTGACGGAAATCGCCTCCATGCTCGGCTGGAGCGTGGAAAAGGTGAAAGTGCGTCTGCACAGGGCGCGAAAAACCATGGCCGAGGCCCTGCGGGGGGCCGGCATGGCTGGAGGGACCGCATGA
- a CDS encoding SAM-dependent methyltransferase, whose protein sequence is MTMDTPFTDKYDKAFLLDAMMGPNAMRIMEEMAHDLPLSPGMRVLDLGCGMGISSILLAEKFDVTVFAADLWIAPAENAKRFASLGLGSQIFPFLVDATQEIPFAQDSFDMILSVDAYQYFGANETMLPKLLPLVKPGGHVAVAVPGFNQDFPEGGLPPEIRPYWTPEWYFYSPGWWRALWAKEPGLEITVLREMDSCQQAWDEWLKSPNPYAQGDRAMMDAGAGKYFNIIQLVGRKV, encoded by the coding sequence ATGACCATGGACACGCCGTTTACCGACAAGTACGACAAGGCCTTTCTTCTGGACGCCATGATGGGGCCGAACGCCATGCGCATCATGGAAGAAATGGCGCACGACCTCCCTCTTTCTCCAGGAATGCGAGTCCTCGACCTGGGTTGCGGAATGGGAATATCTTCCATCCTTCTTGCGGAAAAATTCGACGTGACGGTGTTTGCGGCCGACCTGTGGATCGCTCCCGCCGAGAACGCGAAGCGCTTCGCTAGCCTGGGGCTTGGTTCGCAGATCTTTCCCTTCCTGGTTGACGCAACGCAAGAGATTCCGTTCGCTCAGGACTCTTTCGACATGATCCTCAGCGTGGATGCCTATCAATACTTCGGCGCCAACGAGACCATGCTTCCGAAGCTCCTGCCGTTGGTGAAGCCAGGCGGCCATGTGGCCGTCGCCGTTCCCGGATTCAACCAGGATTTCCCCGAGGGGGGCTTGCCCCCGGAAATCCGGCCCTACTGGACTCCGGAGTGGTATTTTTATTCCCCCGGCTGGTGGCGGGCGCTCTGGGCGAAGGAACCCGGCCTGGAAATAACCGTGCTGCGCGAAATGGACTCGTGCCAGCAAGCCTGGGACGAATGGCTTAAATCCCCCAATCCCTATGCCCAGGGGGACAGAGCGATGATGGACGCGGGTGCGGGAAAATACTTCAACATCATCCAACTGGTGGGTCGAAAGGTTTGA
- a CDS encoding CD3324 family protein, translating into MSYKKASDVLPRSLLSAVQQYIDGECLYIPRKADGKLPWGTHTETREALRARNREIRARRLAGCSAVELARQYFLSTKAIYKILNADKNG; encoded by the coding sequence ATGAGCTACAAGAAGGCGAGCGATGTCCTGCCGCGCTCCTTGTTGAGCGCGGTTCAACAGTATATAGACGGCGAGTGCCTCTATATCCCGCGCAAAGCGGACGGCAAGCTTCCGTGGGGTACCCATACGGAAACCCGGGAGGCGCTCCGGGCGAGAAACAGGGAGATTCGGGCCAGACGCCTGGCGGGCTGTTCCGCCGTCGAGTTGGCCAGACAATACTTCCTGTCGACAAAGGCTATCTACAAAATCCTCAACGCCGACAAAAACGGCTGA
- a CDS encoding class I SAM-dependent methyltransferase, protein MFEDAPDRPSQFDQVARTWDDNPARVELARVVGAAMAESLGLDGTRTVLDYGAGTGLVSLWLAPRAARVVAADTSEAMLEVLREKARAAGLDTLVPLHWNFEQPWPRELPRPEALAASMVLHHVRDVPSAVQAFHALLPEGGRVAVADLAVEDGSFHGEGMHAFHKGFEPEALASLFAAAGFGRVRTREVHRLVKPGPDGQPRTYPVFLLSARR, encoded by the coding sequence ATGTTCGAAGACGCCCCCGACCGGCCTTCCCAGTTCGACCAGGTGGCCCGCACCTGGGACGACAACCCCGCCCGCGTGGAACTGGCCCGCGTGGTGGGCGCGGCCATGGCCGAATCCCTTGGCCTGGACGGCACGCGCACCGTGTTGGATTACGGCGCGGGCACCGGCCTTGTCTCCCTGTGGCTGGCCCCGCGCGCGGCCCGCGTGGTGGCCGCCGACACCTCCGAGGCCATGCTGGAGGTGCTGCGGGAAAAGGCCCGGGCGGCCGGGCTGGACACCCTGGTCCCGTTGCACTGGAATTTCGAGCAGCCCTGGCCCCGGGAGCTGCCCCGTCCCGAGGCCCTGGCCGCCTCCATGGTGCTGCACCACGTGCGCGACGTGCCCTCCGCGGTGCAAGCCTTCCACGCCCTGCTGCCTGAGGGAGGCCGCGTGGCCGTGGCAGACCTCGCGGTGGAGGACGGCAGCTTCCACGGAGAAGGCATGCACGCCTTCCACAAGGGCTTCGAGCCCGAGGCCCTGGCCTCGCTCTTCGCTGCGGCCGGCTTCGGACGCGTGCGCACCCGCGAGGTGCACCGCCTGGTGAAGCCCGGTCCGGACGGGCAGCCCCGCACCTACCCCGTCTTCCTGCTCAGCGCCCGTCGCTGA
- a CDS encoding Fur family transcriptional regulator translates to MKDPHVLFADYAAQEGLKMTPQRRHILDVFLLQEGHVTSEELYERVKKSYKTIGQATVYRTLKLLSGSGVAKEVDFGDGVTRYERHLDEGHHDHLICERCGANVEVLDETIEKLQEEVAARHGFTLTRHKMYLYGVCPACRGGR, encoded by the coding sequence ATGAAAGACCCCCACGTCCTCTTTGCCGACTACGCGGCCCAGGAAGGGCTCAAGATGACGCCCCAGCGCCGTCACATCCTGGACGTGTTCCTGCTCCAGGAGGGGCACGTCACCTCCGAGGAACTCTACGAGCGGGTCAAAAAGTCCTACAAGACCATCGGACAGGCCACGGTCTACCGCACGCTCAAGCTGCTCTCGGGCTCGGGCGTGGCCAAGGAGGTGGACTTCGGCGACGGCGTGACACGCTACGAACGCCACCTCGACGAAGGCCACCACGACCACCTGATCTGCGAGCGCTGCGGCGCCAACGTGGAAGTGCTCGACGAAACAATCGAGAAACTCCAGGAAGAGGTGGCCGCCCGCCACGGCTTCACCCTGACCCGCCACAAAATGTATCTCTACGGCGTCTGCCCCGCCTGCCGGGGCGGCCGCTGA
- a CDS encoding cyclic nucleotide-binding domain-containing protein, translating to MSSSTETKPDTSSCAYADYLEVLRELPLFGGVPLDVCKVLAYLSVAETHQPGDYLIRQGETADAFHYLSCGRVEVMRQTGGEAVVLKTLEQGDSLGGLALILGGRANFSVRAVEETVSMALTRDKFLKTVKRFPELEPALLQALAAHVLDWEERFMTRRPDAVQAMGGDLGLTLF from the coding sequence ATGAGCTCGTCAACGGAAACAAAGCCGGACACTAGCTCCTGCGCCTACGCCGATTATCTTGAAGTCCTGCGGGAGTTGCCCCTCTTCGGCGGCGTTCCCCTGGACGTGTGCAAGGTGCTGGCCTACCTGAGCGTCGCCGAGACCCATCAGCCGGGCGACTACCTGATCCGGCAGGGGGAAACCGCCGACGCCTTCCATTACCTGAGCTGCGGCCGCGTGGAGGTCATGCGCCAGACGGGCGGCGAGGCCGTGGTCCTGAAAACCCTGGAGCAGGGAGACAGCCTGGGCGGGCTGGCCCTGATCCTGGGCGGGCGGGCCAACTTCTCCGTGCGCGCCGTGGAAGAGACGGTGAGCATGGCCCTCACGCGCGACAAGTTCCTCAAGACCGTCAAGCGCTTCCCCGAGCTGGAGCCCGCGTTGCTCCAGGCCCTGGCCGCCCATGTGCTGGACTGGGAGGAACGCTTCATGACGCGCCGCCCCGACGCCGTGCAGGCCATGGGCGGCGACCTGGGGCTTACCCTGTTCTAA
- a CDS encoding ABC transporter ATP-binding protein/permease: protein MPLTPELPDKIYKRSLISWVLTSNMKLQGILLAVIVVTVAIRVLPLEMQKKIINEAIGQQKVHLLIMYCGYYLAAVVSASALKFAINALQTYIGQEALADMRKKLYAHILTLPIGFFRKASPGMIVSSLVTEVANAGDFIGQAIAVPVTNILTLLAFAGYLFYLNPLLAGLSMVLYPLALVFVPMMQKRSNAANRERVDTGRKMSTMIGETVQGIHEIHGNASFRHENARFGAITDKQFKVRLRWNLWKFGIKNSNNFFQSLGPFVLFLVGGWLAINGRFDLGALVAFLSANDKLYDPWKELMDFYQTYQDATVSYNRVMEYFAEDCEFALEPAEERAPLVLPGKVEVKDLIMEAPGGIRLLKGVSVGVEPGQHLALVGFSGSGKSTLALCIAQIYKYSSGSCQVGGQEVAAMAKSDLAENMGFVPQHPFIFEGSIKENLLYSVNARFVSKGLDPADNEPSLDRLIEVTQQVGLFLDVLRFGLNTVFKKGRKEHLVAKIIAIREAYYADQGEELRGLVEFFDEGRYLHHSSVAANILFGNPNQEAWLPENLADNPDFLRFLDEANLTLLLLELGRDLTVQTVDILKNVPDADATFFEQTPVLPEEFESYAQLAERLERAKVMDQDEQGKAMLLRLALRFAPGRHGIVRLPDMAERMLLGGRALFMERIAAEDPERVSFYRRDNYIHTQTILDNILFGKLKSESSKVLDRVNKTIISLLIQEDMLERIVELGLDFQVGTAGDRLSGGQRQKVALARAFLKEPPLLLLDEATSALDNAAQARIQNLLDSKWKGRSTVIAVVHRLDTIKGYDKIAVMKAGQLVETGSYLELMAKKGMLYELVNGNKAGH from the coding sequence ATGCCGCTTACGCCCGAACTGCCCGACAAGATCTACAAACGTTCGCTCATCTCCTGGGTGCTCACCAGCAACATGAAGCTCCAGGGCATCCTGTTGGCGGTCATCGTGGTCACGGTGGCCATCCGGGTGCTGCCCCTGGAGATGCAGAAGAAGATCATCAACGAGGCCATCGGGCAGCAGAAGGTGCATCTGCTCATCATGTATTGCGGCTACTACCTGGCCGCCGTGGTGAGCGCCTCGGCCCTGAAGTTCGCCATCAACGCGCTGCAGACCTACATCGGCCAGGAAGCCCTGGCCGACATGCGCAAGAAGCTCTACGCCCACATCCTCACGCTGCCCATCGGCTTCTTCCGCAAGGCCAGCCCGGGCATGATCGTCTCCTCGCTGGTCACCGAGGTGGCCAACGCGGGCGACTTCATCGGCCAGGCCATCGCCGTGCCCGTCACCAACATCCTCACGCTCCTGGCCTTCGCGGGGTACCTCTTCTACCTCAACCCCCTGCTGGCCGGGCTCTCCATGGTGCTCTACCCCCTGGCGCTCGTCTTCGTGCCCATGATGCAGAAACGCTCCAACGCCGCCAACCGCGAGCGCGTGGACACCGGGCGCAAGATGTCCACCATGATCGGCGAGACGGTCCAGGGCATCCACGAAATCCACGGCAACGCCTCCTTCCGCCACGAGAACGCCCGCTTCGGGGCCATCACCGACAAGCAGTTCAAGGTGCGCCTGCGCTGGAACCTCTGGAAGTTCGGCATCAAGAACTCCAACAACTTCTTTCAGTCCCTGGGCCCCTTCGTGCTCTTTCTGGTGGGCGGCTGGCTGGCCATCAACGGCCGCTTCGACCTGGGCGCGCTGGTGGCCTTCCTCTCGGCCAACGACAAGCTCTACGATCCCTGGAAAGAGCTCATGGACTTCTACCAGACCTACCAGGACGCCACCGTCAGCTACAACCGCGTGATGGAATACTTCGCGGAAGACTGCGAGTTCGCCCTGGAGCCTGCCGAGGAGCGCGCCCCCCTTGTCCTGCCCGGCAAGGTGGAGGTGAAGGACCTGATCATGGAAGCCCCGGGCGGCATCCGGCTGCTCAAGGGCGTGAGCGTTGGCGTGGAGCCCGGACAGCATCTGGCCCTGGTGGGCTTCTCGGGCTCGGGCAAATCCACCCTGGCGTTGTGCATCGCCCAGATCTACAAATATTCCTCCGGGTCCTGCCAGGTGGGCGGGCAGGAGGTGGCCGCCATGGCCAAGTCCGACCTGGCCGAGAACATGGGCTTCGTGCCCCAGCACCCGTTCATCTTCGAGGGCTCCATCAAGGAGAACCTGCTCTATTCCGTGAACGCGCGCTTCGTCTCCAAGGGGCTCGACCCCGCCGACAACGAACCCAGCCTGGACCGGCTCATCGAGGTCACCCAGCAGGTGGGCCTGTTCCTGGACGTGCTGCGCTTCGGCCTGAACACCGTGTTCAAGAAGGGCCGCAAGGAACACCTCGTGGCCAAGATCATCGCCATCCGCGAGGCCTACTACGCCGACCAGGGCGAGGAACTGCGCGGCCTGGTGGAGTTCTTCGACGAGGGGCGCTACCTGCACCACTCCTCGGTGGCCGCCAACATCCTCTTCGGCAACCCCAACCAGGAAGCCTGGCTCCCCGAGAACCTGGCCGACAATCCCGACTTCCTGCGCTTCCTGGACGAGGCCAACCTGACCCTGCTCCTCCTGGAGCTGGGGCGCGACCTCACCGTCCAGACCGTGGACATCCTGAAGAACGTCCCGGACGCCGACGCCACCTTCTTCGAGCAGACCCCCGTGCTCCCCGAGGAGTTCGAGTCCTACGCCCAGTTGGCCGAGCGCCTGGAGCGCGCCAAGGTGATGGACCAGGACGAACAGGGCAAGGCCATGCTCCTGCGCCTGGCCCTGCGCTTCGCCCCGGGCCGCCACGGCATCGTGCGCCTGCCCGACATGGCCGAGCGCATGCTCCTGGGCGGGCGCGCCCTCTTCATGGAGCGCATCGCCGCAGAGGACCCGGAACGCGTCAGCTTTTACCGCCGCGACAACTACATCCACACCCAGACCATCCTGGACAACATCCTCTTCGGCAAGCTCAAGAGCGAAAGCTCCAAGGTGCTGGACCGGGTGAACAAGACCATCATCAGCCTGCTCATCCAGGAGGACATGCTGGAGCGCATCGTGGAGCTGGGCCTGGACTTCCAGGTGGGCACCGCCGGCGACCGTCTCTCGGGCGGGCAGCGCCAGAAGGTGGCCCTGGCCAGGGCCTTCCTCAAGGAGCCGCCGCTCCTGCTCCTGGACGAGGCCACCTCCGCCCTGGACAATGCCGCCCAGGCGCGCATCCAGAACCTGCTGGACTCCAAATGGAAGGGCCGCTCCACAGTGATCGCCGTGGTGCACCGCCTGGACACCATCAAGGGATACGACAAGATCGCGGTGATGAAGGCCGGTCAGCTCGTGGAAACGGGCTCCTACCTGGAACTCATGGCCAAGAAGGGGATGCTTTATGAGCTCGTCAACGGAAACAAAGCCGGACACTAG
- a CDS encoding GGDEF domain-containing protein — protein MPLPPLHSWWSDRIKAMRRDKLRTALQGVAYLLAIAWLDYATGYEINLTVVYVTPLIMLTVAGGWRVGVATAFACALSVEFTDWLAGRRYDQWAFHAYSFISHSLSYLSFLLLIVQLLNLWDRERAMAGQDQLTGLHNRHGFLGLAEERLHAWAREKQPAVMTVWNLARLREVNAQFGHDKADALLLSAADALRDALPDAVVGRTGSDRFAALSTARELGNLHERLHAVEEALARAARHVGVPLALRNAHLPLPPRRLTPDEVAKRLDELLDRVG, from the coding sequence ATGCCCCTGCCTCCCCTGCATTCCTGGTGGTCCGACCGCATCAAGGCCATGCGCCGCGACAAGCTGCGCACGGCCCTGCAGGGCGTGGCCTACCTGCTGGCCATCGCCTGGCTGGACTACGCCACGGGCTACGAGATCAACCTCACGGTGGTCTACGTCACGCCGCTGATCATGCTCACGGTGGCCGGGGGCTGGCGGGTGGGCGTGGCCACGGCCTTCGCCTGCGCCCTCTCGGTGGAGTTCACCGACTGGCTGGCCGGGCGGCGTTACGACCAGTGGGCCTTCCACGCCTACAGCTTCATCTCCCACAGCCTGTCGTACCTGTCGTTTCTGCTGCTCATCGTGCAGCTCCTCAACCTCTGGGACCGCGAGCGGGCCATGGCCGGGCAGGACCAGCTCACCGGCCTGCACAACCGCCACGGCTTCCTGGGCCTGGCCGAGGAGCGCCTGCACGCCTGGGCCAGGGAGAAGCAGCCCGCCGTGATGACGGTGTGGAACCTGGCCAGGCTGCGGGAGGTGAACGCGCAATTCGGGCACGACAAGGCCGACGCCCTGCTCCTGAGCGCGGCCGACGCCCTGCGCGACGCACTGCCCGACGCGGTGGTGGGCCGCACGGGGTCCGACCGCTTCGCCGCCCTGTCCACGGCCCGGGAGCTTGGCAACCTGCACGAGCGCCTCCACGCCGTGGAGGAGGCCCTGGCCCGCGCCGCGCGCCACGTGGGCGTGCCCCTGGCGCTGCGCAACGCCCACCTGCCCCTGCCGCCCCGGAGGCTCACCCCCGACGAGGTGGCCAAGCGCCTGGACGAACTGCTCGACCGCGTGGGCTGA
- a CDS encoding DUF2092 domain-containing protein, with protein MENLARLRRAFKENKLMHFRAKAVSGVLAVLALSLCVCLPVQAKEKKKPQAPDVDARAVSLLEKSCHALAALNEYSFEADVTLDKVYGDGSKVQAGRRMEVRVRRPGAFRIVTDGDDIQVLSVFDGKAFSLLLPDRKAYAQLPAAMDTDALMDMLSASYGIESTLGDLISNKPCDRLKPESSYYVGKAKVAGTVCDQLFFLGKDVDWQIWLEDSATPYPRKIVITEKRQAGAPQFSAVLSNWKGGPQPAGSFEFEPPAGAVRDDAIITGKQPGKQ; from the coding sequence ATGGAAAATCTTGCGCGTCTGCGGCGCGCCTTCAAGGAGAACAAGCTCATGCACTTCCGCGCAAAGGCCGTGTCCGGCGTTCTGGCTGTCCTCGCCCTGTCGCTCTGCGTCTGCCTGCCCGTCCAGGCCAAGGAGAAGAAGAAACCCCAGGCCCCGGATGTGGACGCAAGGGCCGTTTCGCTCCTGGAAAAGAGTTGCCATGCCCTCGCCGCGCTCAACGAGTACTCCTTCGAGGCCGACGTCACCCTGGACAAGGTCTACGGCGATGGCTCCAAGGTGCAGGCCGGCAGGCGCATGGAGGTGCGCGTGCGGCGGCCCGGGGCCTTCCGCATCGTCACCGACGGCGACGACATCCAGGTGCTCTCCGTGTTCGACGGCAAGGCCTTCAGCCTTCTCTTGCCAGACCGCAAGGCCTACGCCCAGCTCCCGGCGGCAATGGACACAGACGCCCTCATGGACATGCTGTCCGCGTCGTACGGCATCGAATCCACCCTGGGCGATCTGATCTCCAACAAACCCTGCGACAGGCTCAAGCCCGAATCCAGCTACTACGTGGGCAAGGCGAAGGTGGCGGGGACGGTCTGCGATCAGCTCTTCTTCCTGGGCAAGGACGTGGACTGGCAGATCTGGTTGGAGGACTCGGCCACGCCCTATCCCCGCAAGATCGTCATCACCGAGAAGCGCCAGGCGGGCGCGCCCCAGTTCTCAGCCGTGCTCTCGAACTGGAAGGGCGGCCCGCAGCCCGCCGGGTCCTTCGAGTTCGAGCCGCCGGCCGGGGCCGTGCGCGACGACGCCATCATCACCGGCAAGCAGCCGGGGAAACAGTAG